A genomic region of Papaver somniferum cultivar HN1 chromosome 7, ASM357369v1, whole genome shotgun sequence contains the following coding sequences:
- the LOC113299827 gene encoding uncharacterized protein LOC113299827, whose amino-acid sequence MHAFHYAQKAPMVKVKNMKQNLEWLRLIQSAPKTFVHVYTGMIQQHCISGHVFRFLPSTALMLAVVEKIFGPGNQVVTAAKMISRTVKRMVSVDMPAGSSEVLVIADKHAGPVHIAADLLSQRTRSNSANTGWYCVEAQSCMNDISYQVLTYVATSLFWLFSLFQSWASFSATLCLN is encoded by the exons ATGCATGCATTTCATTATGCTCAAAAGGCTCCCATGGTGAAAGTTAAGAACATGAAA CAAAATTTGGAATGGTTACGTCTGATCCAAAGCGCCCCGAAGACCTTCGTTCATGTATACACAGGGATGATCCAACAGCACTGTATAAGTGGCCATGTCTTTCGCTTTTTACCTTCAACAGCACTCATGCTCGCAGTG GTGGAGAAAATTTTTGGACCTGGAAATCAGGTAGTCACAGCTGCAAAAATGATATCCAG AACAGTGAAGCGAATGGTTTCAGTAGACATGCCTGCTGGCTCATCTGAAGTTCTGGTTATTGCTGATAAACATGCCGGCCCGGTTCATATAGCAGCTGATTTACTGTCTCAG AGAACTCGGAGCAATTCAGCGAATACTGGTTGGTATTGTGTAGAAGCGCAGAGCTGCATGAATGACATTAGTTATCAGGTATTGACATATGTTGCTACTTCCCTATTTTGGTTGTTCTCCCTGTTTCAGAGTTGGGCTAGTTTCTCCGCAACCTTATGCTTGAATTGA